Proteins encoded within one genomic window of Setaria italica strain Yugu1 chromosome IV, Setaria_italica_v2.0, whole genome shotgun sequence:
- the LOC101774057 gene encoding uncharacterized protein LOC101774057 has product MDHHSAMQGGGGAGAGAAAQEWFYAGGGQHQPEQAVVVDGAFLMELLEDAPLADQAAPEDVDRLSRVIRSLEAEIGGGGPPPSAPADGRSTAEHVQAGDVDSEGLEEYMLSDLDSIPAPCVAEAPFEYWAEVPPAAGHDMGGWYVDGDGVGVMVGYEFREPCHYGYSESPHVEHVYSPLWE; this is encoded by the coding sequence ATGGATCACCATAGCGCGATgcagggcggtggcggcgccggcgccggagctgccGCGCAGGAGTGGTTctacgccggcggcggccagcatCAGCCGGAgcaggccgtcgtcgtcgacgggGCGTTCCTCATGGAGCTGCTGGAGGACGCGCCTCTGGCGGACCAGGCGGCGCCGGAGGACGTGGACCGGCTGAGCCGCGTCATCCGGTCCCTGGAGGCcgagatcggcggcggcgggccgccgcCCTCGGCGCCGGCAGACGGCCGAAGCACGGCGGAACACGTGCAGGCGGGCGACGTCGATAGCGAGGGCCTGGAGGAGTACATGCTGTCGGACCTTGATAGCATCCCGGCGCCCTGTGTAGCCGAGGCGCCGTTCGAGTACTGGGCGGaggtgccgccggcggcggggcatgATATGGGCGGCTGGTatgtcgacggcgacggcgtcggcgtcaTGGTGGGGTACGAGTTCAGAGAGCCGTGCCATTACGGCTACAGTGAGAGCCCACACGTTGAGCATGTGTACAGCCCCTTATGGGAATGA